In Magnolia sinica isolate HGM2019 chromosome 12, MsV1, whole genome shotgun sequence, a single genomic region encodes these proteins:
- the LOC131220326 gene encoding disease resistance protein RPS5-like: protein MAEFIMEQIVSKVTDALISQASLEENINILRNNMNELKSRAADMMEQLNTGQVMYGKKPKGEVQLWLKNVEKKTAEMASMVQDYTERGRNFSFSHVDLGKQVQKKIRETVDLKKSGQFSDGLFADILLDSGRIPTIKLVGDRNLEKIWNSLIDLGVGILGVYGVKGVGKTTVMSHIHNMLKETSTYNCVIWVTVSSDSDLKRLQTDIAREIGLELLEEENEMRRSMKLFQALTRRTKFILILDNMQEAFRLEKIGIPKPNIDNGCKLVLVTRSLDLCIDMDCQRKLKVDILSKDDSFQLFIENLGADVEITTEVEQYARDFAENCGGFPPRIIEIARSRTKFAERGKTKSLKTRLQCGSRTSKCPSDPGFWKTKTVKSMEPKEKQ from the exons ATGGCTGAATTCATCATGGAACAAATAGTTTCTAAGGTCACCGATGCATTGATATCTCAAGCAAGCCTCGAAGAAAATATTAACATTTTGAGAAATAATATGAATGAGTTGAAAAGCCGAGCGGCCGACATGATGGAACAACTGAATACAGGACAGGTAATGTATGGGAAGAAGCCAAAGGGAGAGGTGCAGTTATGGCTGAAAAATGTTGAAAAGAAAACGGCAGAAATGGCTTCCATGGTACAGGATTATACGGAAAGAGGGAGAAATTTCTCGTTCTCGCATGTAGATTTAGGAAAGCAAGTGCAAAAGAAGATCCGAGAAACAGTGGATCTTAAGAAGAGTGGTCAATTTTCAGATGGGTTATTTGCCGACATATTGCTAGACAGTGGAAGAATACCCACAATAAAACTCGTGGGAGACAGGAACTTGGAAAAAATTTGGAATTCCTTAATAGATCTTGGGGTTGGAATATTAGGTGTCTATGGTGTTAAGGGAGTTGGCAAGACAACCGTCATGTCCCACATTCACAACATGCTCAAGGAAACTTCAACTTACAATTGCGTCATTTGGGTTACTGTGTCAAGTGACTCTGACCTGAAAAGATTACAAACTGACATAGCAAGAGAGATAGGTTTGGAGCTtttggaagaagaaaatgaaatgagaaggTCAATGAAACTGTTTCAGGCTTTAACACGGAGGACGAAATTCATACTAATATTAGATAATATGCAGGAAGCATTTCGTTTGGAAAAGATAGGAATTCCAAAGCCAAATATAGACAATGGTTGTAAATTAGTGTTGGTTACTCGTTCGCTGGATTTGTGCATAGATATGGACTGCCAGAGAAAGTTGAAAGTGGACATTCTATCAAAAGACGACTCATTCCAGTTGTTTATTGAAAATCTTGGCGCTGATGTGGAGATTACTACAGAAGTAGAACAATATGCAAGAGATTTTGCTGAAAACTGCGGTGGCTTTCCGCCTAGAATCATTGAGATAGCAAGGTCAAGGACAAAATTTGCAGAGAGGGGGAAG ACGAAGAGCTTAAAAACTCGACTACAGTGCGGCAGCAGAACATCAAAATGCCCCTCCGACCCTGGTTTCTGGAAGACGAAGACGGTGAAGAGCATGGAACCAAAAGAAAAGCAGTAG